One genomic window of Bartonella sp. HY038 includes the following:
- a CDS encoding RNA methyltransferase → MAGTDKNRAMIKEGPAIILVNPQLPENIGMVARAMANFGLAELRLVNPREEFPSEKAFSAASKADHIIENAVVFDDLRDAVGDLTFIYATTARERDGFKPVRSPVEATQKLRALETNGQKTGILFGRERFGLSNEEVSLADEIVTFPVNPAFASLNIAQAVLLMSYEWMKTSLDKSTDTAFRGPEYVPAEKHSLYGFFDQLEDALDVRGYFRPVERKQVMVDKIRAVLTRADFGDSELKLLRGVISSLDRFSPQRPRGAGAPEGEAPRKGRVDIKPISDCE, encoded by the coding sequence ATGGCTGGTACAGATAAAAATCGCGCAATGATTAAAGAGGGGCCTGCAATCATTCTTGTTAATCCGCAATTGCCAGAAAATATTGGCATGGTAGCACGTGCAATGGCTAATTTTGGTTTGGCGGAGTTGCGTCTTGTTAATCCACGCGAAGAATTTCCTAGTGAAAAAGCTTTTTCTGCAGCAAGTAAAGCTGATCATATTATCGAAAATGCGGTTGTTTTTGATGATTTGCGTGATGCTGTTGGTGATTTGACTTTTATCTATGCAACGACAGCCCGTGAACGCGATGGCTTTAAACCAGTACGTAGTCCTGTCGAAGCAACCCAAAAGTTACGAGCATTAGAAACAAATGGTCAAAAAACAGGCATTTTATTTGGGCGTGAACGTTTTGGACTTTCTAATGAAGAAGTTAGCCTTGCTGATGAAATTGTAACTTTTCCGGTCAATCCTGCATTTGCCTCTTTAAATATTGCGCAAGCTGTTTTACTTATGTCTTATGAGTGGATGAAGACCTCGTTAGATAAGAGCACTGACACAGCTTTTCGTGGCCCAGAGTATGTACCTGCTGAAAAACATAGCCTTTATGGATTTTTCGATCAGTTGGAAGATGCTTTGGATGTTAGGGGCTATTTTAGGCCGGTAGAGCGCAAGCAAGTAATGGTTGATAAAATTCGAGCGGTTTTAACGAGGGCAGATTTTGGCGATTCAGAGCTTAAGCTTTTACGTGGTGTTATCTCGTCACTGGATAGGTTTTCGCCGCAAAGGCCACGCGGGGCAGGTGCACCCGAAGGTGAAGCACCGCGCAAGGGTAGGGTAGATATAAAGCCAATCAGTGATTGCGAGTAG
- the murI gene encoding glutamate racemase: MSERIRPVLFFDSGIGGLSVLREARIVMPDRHFIYVADDAGFPYGTWDEDALRERILILFEWLIRRYDPELCIVACNTASTLVLADLRRHFSSVPFVGTVPAIKPAAEQTLSGIISVLATPGTVKRAYTRDLIASFAQQCQVRLVGSESLAMIAEGYLRGMDIDYELVRREIAGCFIEKSNGRTDIVVLACTHYPFLINVFRKVAHWPVDWLDPAEAISRRAASLLTPLSEQMDPSADLAFFTSQTSDFATRRLLHGFGLQCDW; encoded by the coding sequence ATGAGCGAGCGTATTCGTCCTGTGCTGTTTTTTGATAGCGGTATCGGTGGCCTATCGGTACTGCGTGAAGCACGTATTGTAATGCCCGATCGCCACTTCATCTATGTGGCTGATGATGCGGGTTTCCCTTATGGTACTTGGGATGAAGATGCGCTGCGAGAACGTATTCTTATTCTTTTTGAATGGCTGATACGCCGTTATGATCCCGAGCTTTGCATTGTCGCTTGCAATACAGCTTCAACGCTTGTTTTGGCCGATTTGCGACGACATTTTAGCAGTGTGCCATTTGTAGGAACTGTTCCGGCAATTAAGCCTGCAGCCGAGCAAACATTGAGCGGGATTATTTCTGTTTTAGCGACACCTGGAACCGTAAAACGTGCCTATACTCGCGACCTTATCGCGTCTTTTGCACAGCAATGCCAAGTGCGCTTGGTAGGGAGTGAGAGCCTTGCAATGATAGCCGAAGGCTATTTGCGTGGCATGGATATTGATTATGAATTGGTACGCAGAGAAATTGCAGGTTGCTTTATTGAAAAGAGCAATGGCCGCACCGACATTGTTGTGCTTGCTTGTACTCATTATCCATTTTTAATTAATGTTTTTCGGAAAGTTGCTCATTGGCCAGTTGATTGGCTTGACCCTGCCGAAGCGATTTCTCGGCGTGCTGCTTCTCTGTTAACGCCTTTATCGGAACAAATGGATCCTTCTGCAGATTTAGCTTTCTTTACATCGCAAACGTCAGATTTTGCAACGCGTCGTTTATTGCATGGCTTTGGACTGCAATGTGATTGGTAG
- the moaA gene encoding GTP 3',8-cyclase MoaA has translation MLDTVKNNKSALKPSQLQDGFGRNVSYLRLSVTDRCDLRCVYCMSEDMVFLPKKELLTVEELYRVSSTMINLGIKKIRLTGGEPLVRRGIMQLFAMLSPHIGKDLEELTLTTNGTLLDRHAGELASLGVKRVNISLDTLNPARYEDITRLGDIAKVFRGIDAALEAGLKVKINTVAMNGHFLSEVDELIRFAHARNMDLTLIEEMPLGYTGHDRVETHLSLTKLRESLSQRWTLNSSAKSSGGPARYVTVEETGGQLGFITPLSCDFCANCNRVRIGSTGRLYPCMGQTGMVELREVLRSSEANEHLIEKIYSAIAGKPKGHNFLIEKDKVFGIARHMSELGG, from the coding sequence ATGCTTGACACGGTCAAAAACAATAAATCAGCTTTAAAGCCCTCACAATTACAAGATGGGTTTGGACGAAATGTAAGCTATTTACGTCTTTCTGTAACAGATCGTTGTGATTTACGCTGTGTCTATTGCATGTCTGAAGATATGGTTTTTTTGCCTAAAAAAGAACTATTAACTGTTGAAGAACTTTATCGTGTTTCTTCAACCATGATTAATCTTGGTATTAAAAAGATTCGTCTAACCGGTGGTGAACCATTGGTTCGTCGCGGCATCATGCAGTTGTTCGCCATGTTGTCGCCCCATATTGGCAAAGATCTTGAAGAACTCACATTAACTACCAACGGTACCTTGCTTGACCGCCATGCAGGCGAACTTGCCTCATTGGGGGTAAAAAGGGTCAACATTTCATTGGATACGTTGAACCCTGCACGCTATGAGGATATAACCAGGTTAGGCGATATTGCTAAAGTTTTCCGTGGCATTGATGCAGCACTGGAAGCAGGGCTGAAAGTTAAAATAAATACCGTTGCTATGAATGGGCATTTTTTAAGTGAGGTGGATGAACTTATTCGCTTTGCCCATGCACGCAACATGGACCTTACATTAATTGAAGAAATGCCTCTTGGCTATACAGGCCATGATCGAGTCGAGACTCACCTTTCACTTACTAAGCTACGCGAAAGTCTCTCGCAACGTTGGACGCTTAACTCATCGGCTAAAAGCTCTGGTGGCCCAGCCCGTTATGTCACAGTTGAAGAAACCGGCGGTCAGCTTGGCTTTATAACACCACTTTCTTGCGATTTTTGTGCGAACTGCAATCGCGTTCGCATAGGATCAACCGGTCGTTTATATCCATGTATGGGGCAAACTGGCATGGTTGAGTTGCGTGAAGTTCTACGTTCAAGTGAAGCAAATGAGCATTTGATTGAAAAAATCTATTCCGCAATTGCAGGAAAGCCAAAAGGCCATAATTTTTTGATAGAAAAAGACAAGGTATTTGGTATTGCACGCCATATGTCAGAACTTGGCGGCTAA
- a CDS encoding peptidylprolyl isomerase produces MVTLFNSKTEDNTPKPYSKKQDVDTRIPPKAKPVFNQISVNGITIEEADILAEAQNHPAENPGEALTAAARALVIRELLLQEAKRLDLYSDELSSDQRSDTPQDIAISKLMDQEISVPNATLEDCQRFYNNNTDRFLSDMIVEARHILISADPKVQADRDGAKTIATEIIRNLELSPSRFNELAKEYSDCPSSMHGGNLGQLTTGSTVPEFEQALKIAEGAGLLKSPVETRYGFHVVDIIRKIPGTPLPFEAVKDRVSAWLEASSWSRAVSQYILILAGNAKIEGIEVLPSDGPLVQ; encoded by the coding sequence ATGGTAACCCTTTTCAATAGTAAAACCGAAGATAATACACCAAAACCCTATAGCAAAAAACAGGATGTTGACACTCGCATTCCGCCAAAGGCGAAACCGGTTTTCAACCAGATTAGTGTCAATGGAATTACCATAGAAGAAGCAGATATTTTGGCAGAAGCGCAAAATCATCCCGCAGAAAATCCAGGTGAAGCGCTTACAGCAGCAGCACGCGCCCTAGTTATCCGCGAATTACTATTACAAGAAGCCAAACGCCTTGATCTTTATAGTGATGAACTATCAAGCGATCAACGTAGTGACACACCGCAAGACATTGCAATCAGTAAATTAATGGATCAAGAAATATCTGTTCCCAATGCAACTCTTGAAGATTGCCAACGCTTTTATAACAATAATACCGACCGTTTCCTATCCGATATGATTGTGGAAGCTCGCCATATTCTTATTAGTGCAGATCCAAAAGTACAGGCTGACCGTGATGGCGCAAAAACAATCGCCACAGAAATTATCCGTAACCTCGAATTAAGTCCATCACGTTTTAATGAGCTTGCAAAGGAATATTCTGACTGTCCTTCATCTATGCATGGTGGCAACCTTGGACAATTAACCACCGGTAGTACGGTACCCGAATTTGAACAAGCATTGAAAATTGCTGAAGGTGCAGGACTCCTCAAAAGCCCAGTTGAAACCCGTTACGGTTTTCATGTCGTTGACATTATTCGTAAAATTCCAGGAACCCCTCTTCCCTTTGAAGCTGTAAAAGATCGTGTCAGTGCTTGGCTAGAAGCATCAAGTTGGTCGCGAGCTGTTTCGCAATATATATTAATTTTAGCAGGAAACGCCAAAATTGAAGGCATTGAAGTTTTGCCGTCAGATGGACCATTAGTGCAATAA
- the narI gene encoding respiratory nitrate reductase subunit gamma — translation MYSYINTLLFGIYPYIALTVLVLGCIARYDLDPYTWRSGSSQLLRRKQLIWGSVLFHVGVLLIFGGHLVGLLTPLALFDALGISHTFKQLLAICLGGVAGTMGIVGATLLVHRRLFDARVRANSSFSDTMIIILLWIQLMLGLLTIPLSLGHLDGHEMVKFMNWAQGIFTFNIAASSYIIDTAAVFKLHIFLGLTILLVFPFTRLVHMLSVPVRYIWRPGYQIVRKAEKNAPMVREPAE, via the coding sequence ATGTATTCGTATATTAATACACTTTTATTTGGGATCTATCCCTATATTGCCCTCACTGTTTTGGTCCTAGGCTGTATTGCCCGTTATGATCTTGATCCCTATACTTGGCGTTCAGGATCAAGCCAATTATTAAGACGCAAACAGCTTATCTGGGGTTCTGTTTTATTCCATGTCGGTGTATTGTTGATTTTTGGCGGCCATCTTGTTGGTCTTCTTACACCTCTTGCGCTTTTTGATGCATTAGGAATTAGCCATACATTTAAGCAATTACTAGCTATTTGTCTTGGCGGTGTTGCTGGTACTATGGGTATTGTTGGTGCAACATTACTTGTTCACCGCCGCTTGTTTGATGCCCGTGTTCGTGCCAATTCAAGTTTTTCTGATACGATGATTATCATTTTACTTTGGATTCAATTGATGCTTGGTCTTCTAACCATTCCATTATCACTTGGACATCTTGATGGTCATGAAATGGTGAAATTCATGAATTGGGCTCAAGGAATCTTTACATTCAACATTGCTGCATCAAGCTATATTATTGATACAGCGGCTGTATTCAAACTGCATATTTTCCTTGGACTTACTATTCTTCTGGTTTTCCCATTCACTCGTCTTGTTCATATGTTGAGCGTTCCTGTCCGTTATATTTGGCGTCCAGGGTATCAAATTGTGCGTAAGGCTGAAAAAAATGCACCTATGGTGCGTGAACCCGCAGAATAA
- the narJ gene encoding nitrate reductase molybdenum cofactor assembly chaperone, with the protein MHTDLKILSILLAYPEEALKHDASLLAATLEETSELDAQTLAKVKHLIATLGERDIFESQEEYVTLFDRTRSLSLHLFEHVHGESRDRGQAMVDLKIMYEEAGLEINASELPDYLPMFLEYLSTRTADEARQSISDILHIVTAIGERLQKRNSPYAAAFTALEALSNGGADKALLDELRNMEEDDPNDLEALDRIWEEEAVTFGANQGENACGPDRLRTRLRAANRDATHSQH; encoded by the coding sequence ATGCATACGGATCTTAAAATTCTATCCATTCTATTAGCTTACCCTGAAGAAGCACTAAAGCATGATGCAAGCCTTCTTGCCGCAACGTTAGAAGAGACAAGTGAGCTTGATGCGCAAACATTAGCTAAGGTCAAACACTTGATTGCAACCCTTGGTGAACGTGATATTTTTGAAAGCCAAGAAGAATATGTCACTTTGTTTGACCGTACACGCTCACTCTCATTACATCTTTTTGAACATGTTCACGGCGAAAGCCGTGATCGTGGACAAGCGATGGTTGATTTGAAAATCATGTATGAAGAAGCTGGTCTTGAAATTAATGCCAGTGAATTACCTGACTATCTGCCCATGTTCCTTGAATATCTTTCAACAAGAACCGCAGATGAAGCTCGTCAATCCATCAGCGACATCCTGCACATTGTAACAGCAATCGGCGAGCGTTTACAAAAACGCAATTCTCCTTATGCTGCAGCATTTACCGCATTGGAAGCCCTATCAAATGGTGGTGCGGATAAGGCATTGCTAGATGAACTTCGCAATATGGAAGAAGATGATCCAAACGACCTTGAAGCGCTTGACCGCATCTGGGAAGAAGAAGCCGTAACATTTGGTGCAAATCAAGGTGAGAATGCCTGTGGACCAGATCGTTTACGTACAAGGCTGCGGGCGGCAAATCGCGACGCGACCCATAGCCAACATTAA
- the narH gene encoding nitrate reductase subunit beta, whose translation MKVRAQIGMVLNLDKCIGCHTCSVTCKNVWTNREGVEYAWFNNVESKPGIGFPKDWENQKRWNGGWVRKSNGKLEPKIGSKWRVLAKIFANPDLPEIDDYYEPFDFDYEHLQTAKESKAMPVARPRSKISGQRMEKIEWGPNWEEILGGEFEKRSKDYNFNGVQKDIYGQFENTFMMYLPRLCEHCLNPACVASCPSGAIYKRDNDGIVLIDQDKCRGWRMCVSGCPYKKIYYNWSSGKSEKCIFCYPRIESGQPTVCSETCVGRIRYLGVILYDADKISDAASTMSEEDLYEEQLKMFLDPNDPAVIDQARKDGISEEWLDAAKNSPVYKMAMEWKVAFPLHPEYRTLPMVWYIPPLSPLQSAAEAGKIEMDDFIPNVRSLRIPVKYLANLLTAGKEEPVISALERMLAMRAYMRAKTVDGVIDPSIPEKVGMDREMIEHMYHVMAIANYEDRFVVPTAHREVSEDAYEMRGSCGFSFGNGCSGSSSTAELFGSKKPRHHTASGMLKESA comes from the coding sequence ATGAAGGTCCGCGCACAAATAGGTATGGTCCTCAATTTGGACAAATGTATCGGCTGTCACACCTGTTCGGTGACATGTAAAAACGTTTGGACAAATCGTGAAGGCGTAGAATATGCTTGGTTTAACAATGTTGAATCAAAGCCAGGCATTGGTTTTCCTAAGGATTGGGAAAACCAAAAACGTTGGAATGGCGGCTGGGTTAGAAAGTCTAACGGTAAGTTAGAACCTAAAATCGGTTCAAAATGGCGGGTATTAGCAAAGATTTTTGCCAATCCTGACCTACCTGAAATCGATGATTATTATGAACCATTTGATTTTGACTATGAGCATTTGCAAACCGCTAAGGAAAGCAAAGCAATGCCAGTTGCTCGTCCGCGCTCAAAAATTAGCGGACAGCGCATGGAAAAAATTGAATGGGGTCCAAACTGGGAAGAAATTCTTGGTGGCGAATTTGAAAAGCGCTCAAAGGATTATAACTTTAACGGCGTTCAAAAAGACATTTATGGACAATTTGAAAATACATTCATGATGTATTTGCCACGCCTTTGCGAACATTGCCTCAATCCTGCTTGCGTTGCATCATGCCCATCAGGCGCTATTTATAAGCGCGACAATGATGGTATCGTTTTAATCGATCAAGATAAGTGCCGTGGTTGGCGCATGTGTGTTTCTGGCTGCCCTTATAAGAAGATTTATTATAACTGGTCTTCTGGTAAATCAGAAAAATGCATTTTCTGCTATCCACGTATTGAAAGTGGTCAGCCAACAGTTTGCTCTGAAACCTGCGTTGGACGTATTCGTTATCTTGGTGTTATTCTTTATGATGCCGACAAGATTTCTGATGCAGCTAGCACTATGAGCGAAGAAGATCTGTACGAAGAACAATTGAAGATGTTCTTGGATCCGAATGATCCAGCTGTAATTGATCAGGCTCGCAAGGATGGTATTTCTGAAGAATGGTTGGACGCTGCAAAGAATTCACCCGTTTATAAGATGGCAATGGAATGGAAAGTGGCATTCCCACTTCATCCAGAATATCGCACCTTGCCAATGGTTTGGTATATTCCACCACTTTCACCACTGCAGTCAGCAGCTGAAGCTGGTAAAATTGAAATGGATGATTTTATTCCAAATGTTCGCTCATTGCGTATTCCGGTTAAATATCTAGCCAATCTTTTGACCGCAGGTAAGGAAGAGCCAGTTATTTCCGCTCTTGAACGTATGCTAGCCATGCGTGCTTATATGCGTGCAAAAACGGTTGATGGGGTGATTGATCCATCAATTCCTGAAAAAGTTGGCATGGACCGCGAAATGATTGAACACATGTATCATGTCATGGCGATTGCTAATTATGAAGACCGCTTTGTGGTGCCAACAGCCCATCGCGAAGTCAGTGAAGATGCCTATGAAATGCGCGGATCTTGCGGCTTTTCATTTGGTAATGGTTGTTCAGGTAGTAGTTCTACTGCTGAGCTTTTTGGTAGCAAAAAACCTCGCCACCATACAGCAAGCGGAATGTTGAAGGAGAGCGCATAA
- a CDS encoding nitrate reductase subunit alpha — MSNLLDRLNFLAHKREKFSQGHGITTDEDRSWEDSYRKRWQYDKIVRSTHGVNCTGSCSWKIYVKGGIVTWETQQTDYPRTRPDLPNHEPRGCPRGASYSWYMYSANRVKYPLIRARLLKLWRTERVLKTPVGAWAAIQENPEKRREYQKVRGLGGFVRATWAEMNEIIAAANAYTVRKYGPDRVIGFSPIPAMSMISYAAGARYLSLLGGTCMSFYDWYCDLPPASPMTWGEQTDVPESADWYNAGFLMLWGSNVPQTRTPDAHFYSEARYKGAKSVVVCPDYSEAAKFADMWLHPKQGTDAALSMAFGHVILREFHLDRQAEYFDDYCRRYTDMPMLVRLTGKNGHYIPDRLLRASDFDKNLGEDNNPEWKTIAVDSLTGEYVAPTGSAGFRWGEDGKWNLEQKDSKGRDITLEMSFMLEGDHDAVADVDFPYFGNKEHDYFEGTDHDSVLTRKVPARKLKLPEGEVMVATVFDLFVANYGLERGFKDPNCATSYDENIPYTPAWAEKITGVPRANIISVAREFARNAEKTNGRSMVILGAGLNHWYHMDMNYRGIINMLIMCGCIGQSGGGWSHYVGQEKLRPQTGWTPLAFGLDWARPPRHMNSTSFFYAHTDQWRYETVKVSDLLSPTAPEGPWEGSLIDYNIRAERMGWLPSAPQLETNPLDLAKQAQEAGMEPKDFVAQSLKSGKLKMSCEDPDAEVNWPRNMFVWRSNLLGSSGKGHEYFLKHLLGTSNGVLGKDLGEEGRAGSVEAVWHDEAPEGKLDLLVTLDFRMSTTCVYSDIVLPTATWYEKNDLNTSDMHPFIHPLSSAADPAWEARSDWEIFKGIAKRFSEIAPEVLGVEKDVVLVPTLHDTPNELAQPFDVKDWKRGEIEPIPGKTMPTVAVVERDYPNLYKRFTALGPLLKNIGNGGKGIAWNTDHEVDFLAKLNGVVEEEGVTKGMPKIESDIDATEVVLSLAPETNGEVAVKAWSALSKITGRDHTHLAIPKEDEKIRYRDIVAQPRKIISSPTWSGLESEEVCYNACYTNVHELIPWRTISGRQQLYQDHLWMRAFGEAFCVYRPPIDTKTVTPALQAKADGQPHLVLNFITPHQKWGIHSTYSDNLLMLTLNRGGPVVWISEPDAKRAGIIDNDWVEVYNSNGALVARAVVSQRMKDGTMFMYHAQEKIVNVPGSPLTGQRGGIHNSVTRVITKPTHMIGGYAQLSYGFNYYGTVGANRDEFVVVRKLAKVDWLDDELPEHAAKEAAQ, encoded by the coding sequence ATGAGTAATTTACTCGATCGTCTCAACTTTCTTGCCCATAAGCGCGAAAAATTCTCCCAAGGCCACGGTATTACTACCGATGAAGACCGCAGCTGGGAAGATAGCTATCGTAAGCGTTGGCAGTATGACAAAATCGTTCGCTCAACCCATGGTGTAAATTGCACGGGTTCATGTTCATGGAAAATCTATGTAAAAGGCGGTATCGTTACTTGGGAAACCCAACAAACCGATTACCCACGTACTCGGCCTGATCTTCCAAACCATGAACCACGCGGTTGTCCGCGCGGCGCAAGCTATAGCTGGTATATGTATTCAGCAAACCGCGTTAAATACCCACTTATTCGAGCACGCCTTTTAAAACTTTGGCGCACTGAACGCGTTCTTAAAACACCTGTTGGTGCATGGGCTGCCATTCAGGAAAATCCTGAAAAGCGTCGTGAATATCAAAAAGTACGTGGTCTTGGTGGATTTGTCCGTGCAACTTGGGCAGAAATGAACGAGATTATTGCAGCTGCAAATGCTTACACTGTGCGCAAATACGGTCCAGATCGCGTTATTGGTTTCTCGCCAATTCCTGCAATGTCAATGATCTCATATGCTGCTGGTGCACGTTATTTGTCATTGCTTGGCGGTACTTGCATGTCTTTCTATGACTGGTATTGTGATTTGCCACCAGCATCACCAATGACATGGGGCGAACAAACCGACGTTCCTGAATCTGCTGATTGGTATAATGCTGGCTTCTTGATGCTTTGGGGTTCTAACGTTCCACAAACGCGTACACCGGACGCACATTTTTATAGCGAAGCTCGTTATAAGGGCGCGAAATCAGTTGTCGTTTGTCCAGACTATTCTGAAGCAGCCAAATTTGCTGATATGTGGCTTCATCCAAAACAAGGTACTGATGCCGCCCTTTCAATGGCATTTGGTCACGTTATTTTGCGTGAATTCCATCTTGACCGCCAAGCTGAATATTTTGATGATTATTGCCGTCGTTATACCGACATGCCAATGCTTGTTCGCCTCACTGGTAAAAATGGTCATTATATTCCTGATCGTCTATTGCGCGCTTCAGATTTTGATAAAAACCTCGGTGAAGACAATAACCCAGAATGGAAAACAATTGCGGTTGATAGTTTAACTGGCGAATATGTTGCACCTACTGGCTCTGCCGGTTTCCGTTGGGGTGAAGATGGCAAATGGAACCTTGAACAAAAAGATAGCAAGGGTCGCGACATCACTTTGGAAATGAGCTTTATGCTTGAAGGTGACCATGATGCCGTTGCCGATGTTGATTTCCCTTATTTTGGCAATAAGGAACATGATTATTTTGAAGGAACAGACCACGATAGCGTACTTACACGCAAGGTCCCTGCCCGCAAATTGAAACTTCCTGAAGGGGAAGTCATGGTTGCGACAGTCTTTGACTTGTTTGTTGCTAATTATGGTCTTGAACGCGGTTTCAAAGATCCTAACTGTGCCACAAGCTATGATGAAAACATTCCTTACACCCCAGCTTGGGCCGAAAAAATTACTGGCGTACCACGTGCAAATATTATTTCTGTTGCTCGTGAATTTGCGCGTAATGCTGAAAAGACCAATGGTCGCTCAATGGTTATTCTTGGCGCTGGCTTGAATCACTGGTACCATATGGACATGAACTACCGCGGCATTATTAATATGCTGATTATGTGTGGTTGTATCGGTCAATCTGGTGGTGGCTGGAGCCACTATGTTGGACAAGAAAAGCTCCGTCCGCAAACCGGTTGGACACCTCTTGCATTTGGTCTTGACTGGGCACGCCCACCACGTCACATGAATTCAACTTCATTCTTCTATGCCCACACCGATCAATGGCGTTATGAAACAGTTAAGGTAAGCGATTTGCTTTCACCTACTGCGCCTGAAGGTCCATGGGAAGGCTCATTAATTGATTATAATATCAGAGCTGAGCGCATGGGTTGGTTGCCATCTGCACCGCAGCTTGAAACCAATCCACTTGATCTTGCAAAACAAGCTCAAGAAGCTGGCATGGAGCCTAAGGATTTTGTGGCGCAAAGCCTAAAATCAGGCAAATTGAAAATGTCATGTGAAGATCCAGATGCGGAAGTAAATTGGCCACGCAATATGTTTGTTTGGCGCTCAAATCTGCTTGGTTCATCAGGTAAGGGACATGAATATTTCCTCAAGCATTTGCTAGGCACTTCAAATGGTGTACTTGGCAAAGATTTGGGTGAAGAAGGTCGTGCCGGCTCGGTTGAGGCTGTTTGGCATGATGAAGCTCCAGAAGGTAAACTAGATCTTTTGGTAACGCTCGATTTCCGTATGTCCACAACTTGTGTATATTCTGACATCGTCTTGCCTACCGCAACATGGTATGAAAAGAACGACCTTAACACCTCGGATATGCATCCTTTCATCCATCCTTTATCAAGTGCTGCCGACCCTGCATGGGAAGCACGTAGCGACTGGGAAATCTTTAAAGGCATTGCAAAGCGCTTTTCTGAAATTGCTCCTGAAGTCCTTGGTGTTGAAAAAGACGTTGTTCTTGTACCAACTTTGCATGATACTCCAAATGAACTTGCACAGCCATTTGATGTTAAAGATTGGAAAAGAGGCGAAATCGAACCAATCCCTGGTAAGACAATGCCAACAGTGGCTGTTGTAGAACGCGACTATCCAAATCTTTATAAGCGCTTTACTGCTCTTGGACCATTACTTAAAAATATTGGTAATGGCGGTAAGGGTATTGCCTGGAATACTGATCATGAAGTTGACTTCCTCGCAAAACTTAACGGTGTTGTTGAAGAAGAAGGCGTAACTAAAGGTATGCCTAAGATTGAAAGTGATATTGATGCAACAGAAGTTGTATTGTCTCTTGCGCCGGAAACAAATGGTGAAGTTGCAGTTAAAGCATGGTCTGCTTTAAGTAAAATTACTGGTCGCGACCATACCCATCTTGCTATCCCAAAAGAAGATGAAAAAATTCGCTATCGTGATATTGTTGCCCAACCGCGTAAGATCATTTCCTCACCTACATGGTCAGGATTGGAATCTGAAGAAGTTTGCTACAATGCTTGCTATACCAATGTTCATGAGCTTATTCCTTGGCGTACAATTAGTGGCCGTCAACAACTTTATCAGGATCATTTATGGATGCGGGCATTTGGTGAAGCCTTCTGCGTTTACCGTCCTCCAATTGATACCAAAACTGTAACACCTGCATTGCAAGCTAAAGCCGATGGGCAGCCACATCTTGTCTTGAACTTCATCACACCTCACCAAAAATGGGGTATCCATTCAACCTATTCTGATAACTTGCTTATGCTTACGCTTAACCGTGGTGGCCCCGTTGTCTGGATTTCAGAGCCAGATGCTAAACGTGCAGGCATTATCGATAATGACTGGGTTGAAGTTTATAACAGCAATGGTGCCTTGGTTGCCCGTGCAGTTGTTTCACAACGCATGAAAGACGGAACAATGTTCATGTACCATGCGCAAGAAAAAATTGTTAACGTCCCTGGCTCACCATTAACTGGCCAACGTGGCGGCATCCATAACTCGGTTACCCGCGTTATTACTAAACCAACCCATATGATTGGTGGCTATGCTCAACTTTCTTATGGCTTTAACTATTACGGCACAGTTGGTGCCAACCGAGATGAATTCGTTGTCGTTCGCAAATTGGCAAAAGTTGATTGGTTAGATGATGAATTACCCGAACATGCAGCAAAGGAGGCGGCACAATGA